TGTTATCACCAATGACATAatgaaaatacttaattttCAAACTTTGCAACTTAAATAGTTATCTTGGTAGATTTAGTTGGTATATTATACCAAATTAAGATTTTGACAATTAATATAGGGCTGGAACCCCACAGTTTGAATGATAAATTCCTTGGTATAAAAAGAAACGGATAAGATTCAAGAACCATTAAGAAGAAAACTGTATAATTTTAGAGAGAAATTATGTAAAAGGCTAAAAATTAATGGAAGAAATCAATGGTAGGAAGAGGAAGAATACAAAATTTGTGTGTACAAGTAGTTTGCtaagaaatattaatattatttggaCAATTAACAATTGTAAAAGAGTACCAGTTCTAccatagaaaaaatataaacaaataactCTTGCATTATTATATTGTACTCCTTTCATTTGAATTTGTTTAGGTAATTTAAACTTGGAATAGAGTTTAAATAAGGTTTATCGAATTTTATAGTTATAAACTAAGAtgtaaaatatgtaaatattttaatctcataatattaaatattgttaTTAGTGATTAATTATAATACTTAGAAATATGTATAACGTAAATCTGGAAATGTACAGAGCCAGGTCTCACAGAAATTTTGGAGGATCATAAGTGATTAATAAAAGACCTATTCTAACTCAAAATAATGGACATCCATTTAGCtatatatctttttatatatatatgtaaaaaaaatgaagaggaGAATCcgtttggaaaaaaaatgtatttggtCAGCTCCTAAACTGAAAGCTTGTTGCTGGCAATGCATTCAACCAGCCACCCAAAACTGTGATTTTATGTACAATACAATCAGCATTCTTTCCACGCATCATATCATTTTTCACTACCATAATCCTACTGTACCCATTAATAAATTGCCTGTTTTAAGAGACTCAAACCACTTGGTTCATCTGCAACACCATCTGAATGATACGACGATATGTCCACAGGCGGAGAGATACAGCCAGCGCTGCCTTTGGATTGGAAAGACTTCTTCTGCTGATCAAGATAGATCACTACCACTGATATATCATCGTGGAAATGACGCCTAATTCccttctctattttctttatatccTTGTACCTCATTTCCCTCTTCTTACCAGCTTCCTTAAGGGCTGCTCCCACCAGTCTCTTAGCGATTCCCTGCAAGTACACCAACCCAAAACTCAGTCCATCATACTACTAAGATCAAACAAACGAAATAGCAACAACAGCGAGAAACAGGTATCTAGTTTTGCTAAGATGACTTCAAAATGAATGTCATCAAAGCCATTATCAGTCCCCTTAAGATTAAGCAGACTTGCGTTCGGATGAAATAGTATACTTGGTTGTATACAGTCCGCACGCAAGCTGTTTAGCAGCTCAAcaaaatgtacatatttttcCATAACTTGTCAAcagaaaataagaacaaaagaaaGGTCAACTTACAGCTCTTGGGTTTCTAAAGACTATTTCCACAGCAGCTTCATCACTTAGTTGTTCCCAGAGGCCATCAGAAGCAAATATCACAAATAAGTCATGCGTTCTAATTCTTCTAGTAACTATGGAAGGTTCTGCAGTCATTACAGCCCGCTTCAAAGGAACAGGATTTCCATATTTTTGAAAGATAGGATCTCTGTTTAACTCCGGTCTCTTAAGATAGGCATCTCCAATAGATCTTGAGACCTGCAAAGTGCGATGTATCCCAAAATCACATGAAAAAGTCTAGACTAAAGACCAAAGACAGAAAATAGGCTATAAATAAAAGGTAGCATGCATAAGTATCTTTCTCGCACATTCAGATGACAAAGTCTAGAGTAAAGAGCAGAGAAGCATAAAGGCTACAAACAAAGTGCAGATATTCTCTCTTTACTTTCCCAGGATAATGTTCATACATTTACAAACacataaagaataaaatcaagaTTATCAGAATATATagcaaaaaaaagttaaaagggAGATGATATTATATTCCCTGAAATCACAAATCTCCGCCTTGTGAAATCCTCCTATCTCAAAAAACGAAGGTATAGTCAGCAAAATTAAAGGGAAAATCGGAAGCACCAACTCAACAATTTCTGTGATTCAACCGGGATTAAGCTGAGCTAGAAATTGAGAGGATCAAATAAGAAAAGATCCAACAAAGAAATTGAGTTCATGGGCCAGAAAAGAAAGcagaaagaacaaaatttcaGTTCAATTCTACACACTAAAGAACTTTGTAGCTACTCTCAGgaagatgaatgaaaatattttcaagaaaatccaACTAAGCATGTTACGCCATAGCAATGGCAAATCATTGACCATAAGGTAGACAACCATTAACGACAACAAACACAACATTTTGAGATTACAGCTATGACTTGCCAAGTGGGAATCTCATAAGCAAGCTCCCGAGAGTCGTGcttttacttttcaaaaaggAAACCAGGAAAACAGGAAAAGCTAGAGAACTCCAATGTGCAGTTCACTTACAATGAATGGATTGTTCACAATCAACATTATTTTGATCTATCACAACAACAGCGTTGAACCAAAAAATGCTTACGTCAACCATAAATAAAGGCGACAAATTTGGTTTAAAGTAAGCACCAAATAAGCAAGCTCACCTGAATTATGCCTTTAACTCTCCAAACTCCTCGACAGTGTACCACTATAGATGGATCATCAGGATgaagtgattccacctctttccGCACCTCCTCACATGAAACATTATGATCAGTGGACAACCTTTCTGCAACCACTTTACTTTTCTCCCCGTCAAAACCTCTGCGTCCTAGCACTGCCCTAGAGTCTCCTGCATTAGCTACATATAATTCACTACCCGAAATAGCACCAAACAAACAACATGATCCAACTGAAGCAATCTTCGGCATAGAAGGCAGTGATTGCTTCACCAATCGAATAAAATCCTCTTCTGTCGCATTAAATGCTCTCTTTATCACCTCCGATGATAAACAACCTTGCTCTTTCTGAAACTCTACACCGAATTGAAAGCAAATAAATTAGATAAACTGCAAAATAATGATCTAGTGATCGATCAAAAGGTAAGCAGCCTAATTAATAGAACACGCTACTCATGTTAACCTAAAACACcaatgtttgaaaaataaatccTAGGTACATAAAATCAGGTATCACTGATGAACAAAACatttccagaattaaactaaAATCAGAATTCTGTCTCCCTAACCTCTTTTAAAGTAAGATGGTACACATGATAATGGGAATAAGTAAGAGAAAGATATCGTACTGTTTAAATAAGGAAAGAGATGTCTATTAAGAAAACGCGCAGCTTCAGGGCCTCCATGACCATCATAAACACCAACATAGGTAGCAGAAGGAGAAGTAAGTACTTGACTTTGATCTTCAAGAGATGAATTAGCCTGAACAACAGCCATAGAAAAATCACCAGATGCATGAGGCTTCAAATCTGTATGCCACAAAAGTCCATCACCACTCCGCCTTCCAAAACACCTCTCCAACGGCCGATAACACAATCTCATCATAACTTTTCCGTCCAATTACAATTTCTGAATCCCAAATTTTTgtgggagagaagaagaagaagaatagggAAGAAAAGAGAAATGGAACAAGAGAGGGATTTTAGTTGAGGAGAGAGTCGAGGGGGGGAAACCGCGTATTGAAAAAGACAAACACGGAATAATCACAGCCTACCCTTTACGCGTCTATCTCCTCTTATTACAAAACCAGTCGCGCAATATAATACCAAAAGCCAAATAATGCTTTATCCGTTTCGTGCGATGTCATATCCTTCTAATTTTGACTACCCTCTCCTCTTTCTTAGCTTACCTACTCTAAataatttcaattcaattttattccACGTATTTGAtctgaatataatttttttaaaaaaataatttagaattataTGTAATTGTATTAAGAAGATAGGATATACCCAAATCTTACATCTATCTTGATAGGAGGTAGATAAGTTAGTTTAATAAACCcttaattaaaaggaaaatttctccaacaacgatcgtgataaaaaaaatgacattaaaATAGCATGATACAAAGTAAATGAAGTAATAGATAGTAAtataagaattattattattattaattacttCTTACTTATGACCCAAGCTTACTTGTAacccaagtaatatcataaatagtatttaataagGAATAGATCTCGTCCGTACATTGGTTACTTGATAGGCGTACCAGATTAAATCATAACCTCTATAAATTGGTCCTCCTTCCACCCATTAGAGTTAATCACATATTCTCTACAATAATTTCATTGCTGACGGTTGTGATAACATAAAGTTAGGGCAAGGAGGTAGAAACCAATTTATGACTAACGCTTCCGCTTTTCTATGTGATGATGTCTTCCTCATCAGGTATGTATTCCTAACAATCTCTATGTAATATTATcatgtttaaaatattgatattatgtattcaaatatttaaacttaCAAGTAATAATactgaaaaatgaaattacgccactattaaataatattactaatTAGGAGATCGAGGAGAGGACAAGGCTAGATATCCCCTACCTTTCCTATTTGATGTGCATTAGCACTTCGCTATTTGTTAACTTTTTATCCTGATCTGCAACCTCTccaaatatcatatattattataagtgggaagctcctaatttcaaagttgaattaccattttgtcCTCATCTTAtccctaaaataaatttatattaattaaatattaagtaataattatatttaaattcatgcaTCAAACAAGATCTTAATGCAACATATGTTCATGTAccaattaaatatgaataatgAAGAGTCTAATAaccttttaatttaaatttttaagataAGTGGGGGTAATGAAGAGTCTATCAAACACACTCACTCcacattatttatattctttcttTGTGATCATCTTGCATTCTACAATAGGTTAGTCAACATTAGTTGTAAAATTCTCATTATCAATTTGTAATTATAAGAattcttactattttatttattcatattctttaaaatttcatgcatattcatttctttttgtcgggaaatatgtaaattatgataGTTACAAAATGAACATACTCCAATATGAATTTGTaagtgaatttttatttttcatatctcCATTTTTTTTGAGCTTTTAAATATTACTTTGTAATTGATTActgtatttttgtattcattCTTTCTTCTATCTTTAGGATATATTTAGTAAAGCTAATcacattttgtattttttattaattattttgatggtAAACATGTTATCCCATGGAATAATAATTATGTCTTCTTCATTGTTTGATaatcatttatctttttaaaacaacatatttgtactttttccttttatatgtaatctcaaatgttaaaaaaaatcatgttcttAATTGTTATCAAGAGGTACAAACTAAGGgcaaaagtaaaaataagttaaaaaaataatgtattgtaaaaaaatgactaaatgtTACGTTCAATAATATTGTTTtagaattcatatatatatatatatatatatatatatatagtgtatcTTTATTCTTAACGTATTCATGCTTTCTTTTCTGTttgtctttattattttattattattattattattatagtttattATACATATGATATGTTTTGTATATCGTAAGTCGGCTTCTAACAAAATGTAATtcaattagtatgaaaatatttttgtctatatattttaatgtgatATCTTTTATTATGAATGTTATGTCtttatttacttcttttttcgtttgaaattgtaattttttctataaatttgatGATACATCGCCCAAACATgttgtaattatatttttctttatactaTCTTTTTCTTATAGACAATTTCCtttttgattattaaaacttGTGTTTAgtagattaaaatatattaattcttctaatataataaaaatattatttttcatgaagtatttaaaatatcaaatctccaatatctaacacaagattttcattttatattttgatcagagttatatttttatgtcaaaCTTACATATGAAAGGACTTGGATTGGAACTTagctatataaattaattttctcaTATCAATTAGGGGTCAAACGTACAATGCACGTTCCGAGTACTAGTTCATATATAAGGGTCATGTTCTCATGAAGTTGTGTTATTTATTGTCTATTCACTAAGTGTGTGCTACAGAGTTCACTTTAATATTGTCCCATATAACTTCATTCCTAATAATATCTTCTCATATATACCCATACATCCATCTAAGCATCTCCATTCTGGTATCTTCCTCTTTCCAGCATGGACGTTATGACTAAGTAGAATGCCTCATACGATAATGTTTGTTAGTATAACCATCACTTTGTAGAACTATTTTTAAGTCTTAGCGACACATTTGTATCACATATTACCTCGGAGATAGGCCTCTATTTTACGCACTTAGTTCCAATACAATGTGTGATATCATCATCAATCTTTCCATCTCTCTAAATTATTGACCCAAATTAAAATACTTGAGATTTTCTcttttatgtatgaattgtgCATCAATCTTCACTTTCCCCTTTGGCTCATGTGATATGTTATTGAACTTGCACTCTAGAGCTTGTATCCAAACTTTCAGCCTATTGTTGACTCCATCCTTATCTCATCAATCAATGTTATGCCACCTGAGAGTAACGAACATACATCAAAATACCCTCTTGAATATTTCGTGTTAATTTGTCCATTACTATATATGGCGAATATAAATGAGTTAAGCATTGATTCCTTAAGCAATCCTATCATTATTGGAAAGTGTTTTGAGTCACCTCTCACTATTTTAACCAAGTCTTGGATCTATTGTATGTATCCTTAATTGCTCAGGCCACAAGTACACCTCTACACTTCAAACAAATTCAAAGGACCTCGATAAGGGTTTTATGGTAAACTTTTCTAGGTCAATATTAACACCTCTGCACCtctgcccgttggacttctttctctttttgtctttggtaggagcttcttcaacaatattaactccaatgattgtgAAATCTTACGCAACTTCTTTTCGGCGTTTTtattatcttcctcaatcttgagtcGAATCATAaaatcttcaagcttcatttctttacgcttgtgctttagataattcttgaaatcgttccacgaaggaggaaacttctcgatcattgcaaccacttgaaaagcttcatttactaccatatcttcagcaatcagatcatgaAGAATAAGatgaagttcctgcacttgtgatccaacagttttactatctatcattttatagtctaaaaactttgcgattacaaactttttcaagcatgcatcttctgtcttatatttcttctcaagtgcatcccacaactcttttgaagtttttattgcactatagacatcATATAactcatcctctaaagcactcaaaatatAGACTTTACATAAGAAGTAtgactgtttccatgcttcaataaTCATGAATTTATCCCTGTCTAgcatatcatcagcaggaactggagtatcttcacttgtaaatttctgtataccaagagtggtaagccaaAAAAATACTCGTTGTTGCCATCCTTTAATTTTAACACCTGTAAATTTACCCGATTTCTCTACTTGTGGtacaagagttcgggttggtgcagcaacagccACTGTAACATCATTGTTTgccatttctgataaacaaagATTGATACAATCTAAGTAAGCAATAAactataattgcagacttaaaggagtataaaatcatgaagatttttgtctccaccagaaacacagatttaaaaaaaaaatctttgagATTGTTTTACAAACTATGTTATCAAAACCAGAAATTACTGattgtaataaattattcagaaacacgaagtaactgaaatttatAGAACCAATAAGcgagatgaacagaaatttatttcataaaatagttaaatttgtAAAAACATACCAGATTCTGAAATAACCTTTTAATttggaagaagatcaagtccacttaactcacagtgtccccttaaagaaattattcccctctagtatccgaggtttaatttggaatataacctcccacggtaaaatgatcttaattagcagagtgtagataccaaaaaccctactgtcagcgaatcaatccacagcaagaaagtacacgaagaaaaatatgtttagtagaagaagaggaagatcagaaaattcgttaaGAAATATTCTAAAGAATgagtggtatttataggcaagaaacAATAtgttttgaaaggttgcaacccttttagaattgacacgaccattaatgaaagtttgcaatctttcaaatggtattgactgttcctgaaagttgcaacctttcagaacagtcatggcgaaaaatttaaataaaacggGTCACGCGCGGATCCAAGTCGGGTCGGGTCAACTAAAAAGTTCTGTTATCAActgattaattgaaaatatttttggccatttaattaaataataaaataattaagacaaACTTTGCccaaaaataatctctcgattgatcatttgccaaagccaaagtcGAAGTCAAAGTCGAAGCGAGCGACAACGACCGGCGcgagggggtccctctttccgacccttttaaaaattaataggagtatttatgtatttaaactctcctatttttctttccatcaccgatgagggacaaatgcATTTTCTTTCAAGCacaagaggacttttcaagttctcaattcctcaagttctcaacttttcaaatttctttccttccctctatttcccatcaattcttgctacatacccaataAAATGTTGCTCTTGGGAATCAAACTCACGATTTGGCACTGATACCACTTATTAGGATCAAATGTTTTACTATATATCATGCcaaaatttataacttatagCAAAGGAACAACATTATTTCTTAACTAAGTCCACCAAATAAGCACCGTTTCGATCATGGCTCTAACCCGAGCCACCTAGCCCCTCTTGGGTCTTGTCATAGGAAGGATGTTGACGTTACTCAACAAATATCGTTATAAGATGAATGATAACGAAATAAGGTGGTCAGAAGTGATGAGCAATCAGGTCGAAGCTTGGTCTCTGTGATATAGGATAGCAGTAAGCTTGGCTACAACGAAATACTTAATAAGTGTGCAGGAAATGG
The sequence above is a segment of the Solanum lycopersicum chromosome 10, SLM_r2.1 genome. Coding sequences within it:
- the LOC101257219 gene encoding probable protein phosphatase 2C 63; translation: MMRLCYRPLERCFGRRSGDGLLWHTDLKPHASGDFSMAVVQANSSLEDQSQVLTSPSATYVGVYDGHGGPEAARFLNRHLFPYLNKFQKEQGCLSSEVIKRAFNATEEDFIRLVKQSLPSMPKIASVGSCCLFGAISGSELYVANAGDSRAVLGRRGFDGEKSKVVAERLSTDHNVSCEEVRKEVESLHPDDPSIVVHCRGVWRVKGIIQVSRSIGDAYLKRPELNRDPIFQKYGNPVPLKRAVMTAEPSIVTRRIRTHDLFVIFASDGLWEQLSDEAAVEIVFRNPRAGIAKRLVGAALKEAGKKREMRYKDIKKIEKGIRRHFHDDISVVVIYLDQQKKSFQSKGSAGCISPPVDISSYHSDGVADEPSGLSLLKQAIY